The following are from one region of the Etheostoma spectabile isolate EspeVRDwgs_2016 chromosome 15, UIUC_Espe_1.0, whole genome shotgun sequence genome:
- the rcvrna gene encoding recoverin a, which translates to MGNNKSSALSKELLQELKSNTKYSESELCTWYQSFLKECPSGKISKQQFEGIYASFFPNADPTTYARHVFRSFDTNADGTLDFKEYIVALHLTSGGKTMQKLEWAFALYDVDGNGTISKNEILEIVKSIFNMIPPEDQKNLPEDENMPEKRAEKLWEFFGKKEDDKISEGEFIQGVMDNQDILRLIQYDEPQKIKDKLKEKKN; encoded by the exons ATGGGGAATAACAAGAGCAGCGCTTTGTCAAAAGAACTCCTGCAGGAGCTGAAATCCAACACGAAATATTCAGAGTCCGAGCTCTGCACCTGGTACCAGTCCTTCCTGAAGGAGTGTCCCAGCGGGAAGATCAGCAAGCAGCAGTTTGAAGGCATCTATGCCAGCTTCTTCCCAAACGCCGACCCCACAACGTACGCACGGCACGTGTTCAGGAGTTTCGACACCAACGCAGACGGCACTTTGGACTTTAAGGAGTACATCGTCGCTCTGCACCTCACATCCGGGGGAAAGACTATGCAGAAGCTGGAGTGGGCCTTTGCCCTGTACGACGTGGACGGGAATGGAACCATCAGCAAAAATGAAATCCTAGAGATTGTTAAG TCAATATTCAACATGATTCCTCCTGAAGACCAGAAGAACCTCCCAGAGGATGAAAACATGCCGGAGAAGAGGGCGGAAAAACTCTGGGAATTCTTCGGGAAGAAGGAAGACG ATAAAATCTCAGAGGGAGAATTCATTCAGGGTGTGATGGACAACCAGGACATCCTGCGGTTGATACAATACGATGAGCCTCAGAAAATCAAAGACAagctgaaagagaagaaaaactaA